One genomic region from Leguminivora glycinivorella isolate SPB_JAAS2020 chromosome 8, LegGlyc_1.1, whole genome shotgun sequence encodes:
- the LOC125228900 gene encoding zeta-sarcoglycan-like translates to METHSLGRTRHTPTVRNHIVYTDQKGRKIPYADKTTPEPILNNNGRDTKVDSIRNSYNSQFKVGIYGWRKKCLYILVMALMLMMIINLALTLWVLKVLDFNSEGMGQLRIVPGGLQLLGQALVLDSLFASSIKSRRGQPIAIESSRNFTVSTRDTEGMLQSRLFLSPDRLEVNTPRLEVRDSRGALLFGVGQDAVTVGADTLTITSPAGATLHTSAQTPLVRAPPSKRLTLESPTRSLEMQAPQGILLESRAGDISASCLTKFHLKSVAGAIRLDAPSIYMPKLKSALPLPPSSAHSHDPHHQNIYQLCACANGKLFLAPPHGACAAREESLICR, encoded by the exons AATTCCGTATGCCGACAAGACCACGCCGGAGCCAATCCTGAACAACAATGGGCGGGACACAAAGGTGGACTCGATCAGGAACAGCTACAACAGCCAGTTCAAAGTTGGCATCTACGGCTGGAGGAAGAAATGCCTTTATATTCTCGTCATGGCGCTCATGCTTATGATGATTATTAACCTCGCGTTGACGCTTTGGGTTTTAAAAGTTCTGGATTTTAATTCG gAAGGGATGGGCCAGCTGCGAATAGTGCCCGGAGGTCTACAGCTATTAGGACAAGCTCTGGTGCTGGACTCGCTTTTCGCTTCGAGCATCAAGTCGAGGAGAGGGCAGCCTATTGCCATCGAATCGTCTAGAAACTTTACTGTTTCTACGAGAGACACTGAGGGAATGCTGCAGAGTcgattatttttaa gtCCGGATCGTTTAGAAGTAAACACACCCCGATTAGAAGTGCGTGACTCCCGGGGCGCACTTTTATTCGGCGTCGGGCAGGACGCAGTGACGGTAGGCGCAGACACGCTCACCATCACCAGCCCCGCCGGCGCCACGCTGCACACCTCCGCGCAGACCCCGCTGGTGCGAGCACCACCGTCTAAGAGATTAAC GTTAGAATCCCCGACCCGGTCACTGGAAATGCAAGCACCGCAGGGCATTCTGCTGGAGTCGCGAGCTGGTGACATCAGCGCCAGCTGCCTTACCAAATTTCACCTCAAGTCTGTTGCGGGCGCT ATCCGTTTAGACGCCCCAAGTATATACATGCCGAAGCTAAAGTCAGCGTTACCGCTGCCGCCCTCCTCGGCGCACTCGCACGACCCGCACCACCAGAACATCTACCAGCTGTGCGCATGCGCGAACGGCAAGCTGTTCCTCGCGCCGCCGCACGGCGCCTGCGCGGCGAGGGAAGAGAGCCTCATATGCCGATGA
- the LOC125228685 gene encoding uncharacterized protein LOC125228685 translates to MAGYIRSVAKNVFGETKGKRMIDKEVWWWNESVQEVLREKKKTFKEWQMVEDENETLKESKKEVYKECKKRAKRTVAICRAEAQDNLYRSLERPEGQKRLYQIARARERNGRDISHVKCIKDDSGKILTDDESIKERWKKYFEKLMNEENEWNGVLQNPPLNLGLVREISVEEVKMAVRNMKNGKAVGPDGIPVEVWKLLSADGWKWLSVFFGKLLHEERIPDEWCSSTLGSALSPYLFVLIMDALTSNMQEEAPWCMLFADDIVLVGEEGLEVQGRLAKWQQRLENVGLKISRSKTEYLYCDFGGLSAPVAMTLDGEILPTCSDFKYLGSLIQGDGEIDRAVQHRINAGWMKWRQYGFVAPLQKSDMEN, encoded by the exons ATGGCGGGCTATATTAGAAGTGTGGCAAAGAATGTATTTGGGGAAACAAAAGGAAAGCGTATGATAGATAAAGAAGTATGGTGGTGGAATGAAAGTGTTCAAGAAGTGTTAAGAGAAAAGAAAAAGACGTTTAAAGAATGGCAGATGGTTGAAGATGAGAATGAAACATTAAAAGAAAGTAAGAAAGAGGTGTATAAAGAATGTAAGAAAAGAGCCAAGAGGACAGTTGCAATTTGTAGGGCGGAGGCGCAGGACAATCTGTACCGGTCTTTGGAAAGACCTGAAGGTCAGAAACGACTTTACCAAATTGCAAGGGCTCGAGAAAGGAATGGAAGAGATATTTCGCATGTTAAATGTATAAAAGATGATTCTGGGAAGATTCTGACTGATGATGAAAGCATAAAAGAACGATGGaagaaatattttgaaaagttGATGAATGAAGAAAATGAATGGAATGGTGTGCTTCAAAATCCACCATTGAATCTGGGCCTTGTTAGGGAGATTAGTGTGGAAGAAGTGAAAATGGCTGTAAGAAATATGAAGAATGGAAAAGCCGTGGGCCCAGATGGAATACCAGTTGAAGTATGGAAGTTGTTGAGTGCGGATGGATGGAAATGGCTGAGTGTATTCTTCGGTAAGCTGTTGCATGAGGAACGCATACCTGACGAGTGGTGCAGTAGTACGCTG GGCTCAGCATTGAGCCCATACCTCTTCGTGCTTATAATGGACGCTCTGACGTCGAACATGCAGGAAGAGGCACCCTGGTGCATGCTCTTTGCCGACGACATCGTGCTTGTCGGAGAAGAGGGACTCGAGGTACAAGGCAGGTTAGCGAAGTGGCAACAGAGGCTGGAAAATGTTGGCTTGAAGATCAGTAGATCCAAAACAGAGTATCTTTACTGTGACTTCGGCGGTCTTTCCGCCCCTGTTGCCATGACACTAGATGGCGAAATATTGCCTACCTGCTCGGATTTCAAGTACCTGGGTTCCCTCATTCAGGGAGATGGCGAGATCGACAGAGCAGTTCAGCACAGGATTAACgcaggatggatgaaatggcgacag tatggctttgtcgcgccactGCAGAAGAGCGATATGGAGAACTAG